A genomic segment from Peribacillus sp. ACCC06369 encodes:
- a CDS encoding quinone oxidoreductase — protein MKALVFDNFGGPEVLSVRGIAEPEHSKSTVIVRMKAIGLNFADVYRRKGNYHLVGDPPFILGYEGAGVIEYVGEDVHHVKAGDRVGFADVPHANAELVSVPADKLLPLPEGISFETAASVLLQGLTAQYLTHDSYPVKEGETILVHAAAGGVGQLLTQMIRMKGGQVIGLTSSNDKAAVAKQAGADHVFLYGSDWVNSIKDVTGGKGVNVVYESVGQTLLDSFEATKTGGTVVFFGMAGGDPEKIDPRMLMDTSKALIGGDLWNVLTTHEERKRRTAELFEWIMSGKILIEKPTLFSLENGADAHRLLESRKSTGKILLIP, from the coding sequence ATGAAAGCACTTGTCTTTGATAATTTCGGCGGACCGGAAGTCCTGTCTGTAAGGGGAATTGCAGAACCTGAACATTCAAAATCAACCGTGATCGTTCGAATGAAAGCAATCGGATTGAATTTTGCTGATGTATATAGAAGGAAAGGGAATTATCACTTGGTGGGTGATCCTCCATTTATTCTAGGTTATGAAGGGGCGGGGGTCATCGAATATGTCGGGGAAGATGTTCATCATGTGAAAGCAGGTGATCGTGTCGGATTTGCTGATGTTCCCCATGCCAATGCGGAGCTGGTTTCAGTTCCAGCGGATAAACTGCTACCGCTGCCTGAGGGCATTTCCTTTGAAACGGCCGCTTCCGTTTTACTTCAAGGATTGACTGCGCAATATTTAACTCATGACAGTTATCCAGTAAAAGAAGGGGAAACCATTCTGGTCCATGCAGCTGCAGGCGGAGTCGGTCAATTATTGACACAGATGATCAGGATGAAGGGCGGTCAGGTCATTGGCTTGACTTCATCAAATGATAAAGCGGCTGTTGCCAAACAAGCGGGTGCCGATCATGTTTTCCTTTACGGATCCGACTGGGTGAATTCCATTAAGGATGTGACCGGCGGGAAAGGCGTTAATGTCGTTTATGAATCAGTAGGACAAACTTTGCTGGATAGTTTCGAGGCGACCAAGACTGGTGGAACGGTCGTTTTCTTTGGAATGGCGGGCGGAGATCCAGAGAAAATCGATCCGAGAATGTTGATGGATACATCGAAAGCATTGATAGGTGGAGACCTCTGGAACGTCTTGACTACCCATGAAGAACGGAAAAGAAGGACCGCAGAGTTGTTTGAATGGATCATGTCAGGGAAAATCCTCATTGAAAAACCGACTCTTTTTTCGTTGGAAAATGGGGCGGATGCACATAGACTTCTTGAAAGCCGGAAAAGTACGGGGAAGATATTATTAATACCGTAA